One genomic region from Spirosoma sp. KCTC 42546 encodes:
- a CDS encoding SusC/RagA family TonB-linked outer membrane protein: MMKNALRQAYRTLPLFLFSWLLCVGAFAQDRKITGRITDGNDNTALPGANVVVKGTQTGVVTDANGQFSLNVAQGRDILTISAIGYATQDVTIGSRTSINLALSPDIKTLNEVVVTGYGAQAKRDITGAVATVDTKQLLSVPATNVGQALQGRVAGVQVGNENAPGGGVMVRIRGFGTINDNSPLYVIDGVPTKGNLNTLNLNDVESMQILKDASAASIYGSRAGNGVVIITTKKGKAGKPKFTYDTYYGSQRHGKLLDMLNTQEYAQLTWESRINSGVVGANGNPIHSQFGNGPTPVIPDYVLPTGASASDPRVAQNPDGTYMNYNNDINSPKFLLITKANKVGTNWLEEIFQTAPIQNHQLGVSGGNENGRYAMSLNYFNQEGIMKYTGYKRYSLRANTEFNINKRVRAGQNFQVAYGERLGQPNGNNAESNPTSFAYRIQSIIPVYDVAGNFAGTRGGDLDNANNPVALLYRNKDNVQKEVRLFGNAFAEVDILPNLTARTSFGIDYNLFNYRNYTIRDIESAEARGSNQLQTNNNYEWTWTWYNTLTYNLSLGDRHRFNLIAGTESIKNYFEFFDASRTNFAVDDIENRYLSAGTGVQTNNGGASNWRLASEFAKLNYALDDKYLIDLTVRRDRSSRFAPEFRSAVFPAASVGWRVSKENFFKPITLINDLKFRAGLGQTGNQEIGNYNSYTQFSTNPITSFYDINGTRTSAVPGYELTQFGNAKAKWETTTSLNIGFDALLLKNKLSIGFDWYTRTTSDMLFPVQAPLTQGVATVPFQNIGSMRNRGVDLMIGYGDKLGGSGLSYNVSANFSTYRNVVTKTNGDPSTQYFGINDERIQNFVVTQQDYPIASFFGYTIDGIFQTNEEAKAAPVQFGNAASENVAGRFKFRDINGDGVINTKDLSIIGSPHPKFTYGLNLSLNYKNFGLTLFGQGVDGNQIFNYTKYWTDFPTFAGNRSTRMLYQSWRPGKTDAVLPQLRSSDQVSIQPSTYYLESGSYFRMKNIQLTYQLPQGLLSKLGLSATSVYIQGQNLLTVTKYSGMDPEINLRAYSAGNDRQIGVDGGSYPVAKTVLVGLNLAF, from the coding sequence ATGATGAAGAACGCTTTACGACAAGCGTACCGCACCCTGCCGCTATTTTTATTTAGCTGGCTCTTGTGCGTGGGGGCATTTGCCCAGGATCGCAAAATTACAGGCCGTATTACAGACGGTAACGACAACACTGCACTACCTGGTGCTAACGTTGTTGTAAAGGGAACGCAAACCGGTGTAGTTACCGATGCCAATGGGCAGTTTTCATTGAATGTGGCTCAGGGTCGCGACATTTTAACGATCTCTGCTATCGGCTATGCTACACAGGATGTGACAATTGGCTCCCGCACATCTATAAACCTTGCCTTATCCCCTGACATTAAAACCCTAAATGAAGTGGTCGTAACGGGCTATGGTGCTCAGGCGAAACGCGATATTACGGGTGCAGTAGCTACTGTAGATACCAAACAGTTGCTATCCGTTCCGGCCACAAACGTTGGACAAGCGTTACAGGGCCGTGTGGCGGGGGTACAGGTTGGCAATGAGAATGCGCCTGGCGGTGGCGTGATGGTTCGTATTCGTGGTTTCGGAACAATCAATGATAACTCCCCACTCTATGTTATTGATGGTGTTCCAACGAAGGGGAACCTCAACACACTGAACCTCAATGATGTAGAGAGTATGCAGATCCTAAAAGATGCTTCGGCGGCTTCTATCTATGGGTCGCGGGCTGGTAACGGCGTAGTCATTATCACCACGAAAAAAGGGAAAGCGGGTAAACCCAAGTTCACCTACGATACCTACTACGGTTCGCAACGGCATGGCAAGTTGCTCGACATGCTTAACACGCAGGAGTATGCTCAGCTAACCTGGGAATCCCGGATCAACTCGGGGGTAGTGGGTGCTAATGGCAATCCAATCCATTCCCAGTTCGGAAATGGACCAACTCCTGTTATTCCTGACTACGTTCTACCAACGGGTGCCTCGGCCAGCGACCCACGCGTTGCTCAAAACCCCGACGGAACCTATATGAACTACAACAATGATATTAATTCGCCCAAATTCCTGCTGATCACTAAAGCCAATAAAGTAGGAACGAACTGGCTGGAAGAGATTTTCCAGACAGCCCCGATTCAGAACCATCAGCTGGGTGTATCGGGTGGTAATGAGAATGGTCGGTATGCCATGTCGCTCAACTACTTCAACCAGGAAGGTATCATGAAGTACACGGGTTACAAACGCTATTCACTGCGGGCAAATACGGAGTTTAATATCAATAAGCGGGTTCGGGCCGGGCAGAATTTCCAGGTAGCGTATGGTGAACGCCTTGGCCAGCCCAATGGGAATAATGCGGAAAGTAACCCCACTTCGTTTGCTTACCGAATTCAATCGATCATTCCGGTGTACGACGTAGCCGGGAATTTTGCCGGTACTCGTGGCGGTGACCTCGACAACGCAAACAACCCCGTTGCGCTGTTGTATCGAAACAAAGACAACGTACAAAAAGAAGTCCGGTTATTTGGCAATGCATTTGCCGAAGTCGACATTCTGCCTAACCTGACTGCTCGCACGAGTTTCGGTATCGACTATAACCTATTCAACTACCGCAACTACACTATCCGCGATATTGAATCGGCAGAAGCCAGAGGGTCGAACCAGCTACAAACCAACAATAACTATGAATGGACATGGACCTGGTATAACACCCTGACCTATAATCTGTCGCTAGGTGATCGGCATCGGTTTAACTTAATTGCCGGTACAGAGTCAATTAAAAACTACTTTGAGTTTTTTGACGCCAGCCGCACCAACTTTGCCGTGGATGACATCGAAAACCGCTATCTGAGCGCGGGTACAGGCGTTCAGACCAACAATGGTGGCGCTTCGAACTGGCGGTTGGCATCAGAGTTTGCCAAACTTAACTATGCGCTGGATGACAAATACCTGATTGACCTGACCGTTCGTCGTGACCGATCATCTCGTTTTGCGCCTGAATTCCGGTCGGCAGTCTTCCCAGCGGCCAGTGTGGGATGGCGGGTTTCTAAAGAAAATTTCTTCAAGCCAATCACACTCATCAATGATCTGAAATTTCGGGCGGGTCTGGGTCAGACAGGTAACCAGGAAATTGGCAACTACAACTCCTACACGCAGTTTAGTACGAACCCTATTACGTCATTTTACGACATCAATGGCACGCGTACCTCGGCTGTTCCAGGCTACGAGCTGACCCAGTTCGGTAACGCCAAGGCCAAGTGGGAAACCACAACCAGTTTGAACATTGGTTTTGACGCGCTGTTGCTCAAAAACAAGCTAAGCATCGGTTTCGACTGGTACACCCGTACCACTTCGGACATGCTGTTTCCCGTACAAGCACCACTTACCCAGGGCGTTGCTACAGTTCCATTCCAAAACATCGGTTCGATGCGCAACCGGGGTGTTGACCTGATGATTGGCTATGGAGATAAACTCGGCGGTAGCGGTTTGAGCTACAACGTAAGTGCCAACTTTAGTACCTATCGTAACGTAGTGACGAAAACCAATGGCGATCCCAGCACGCAATATTTTGGGATCAATGATGAGCGGATTCAAAACTTTGTTGTAACCCAGCAGGACTACCCCATTGCCTCGTTCTTTGGCTATACGATTGATGGAATTTTCCAGACTAACGAGGAAGCTAAAGCTGCACCTGTGCAATTTGGCAATGCAGCCTCAGAGAACGTAGCCGGCCGGTTTAAATTCCGTGACATCAACGGCGATGGTGTGATCAATACCAAAGACCTGAGCATTATCGGTAGCCCGCACCCTAAATTCACCTACGGCCTGAACCTGAGCCTGAATTACAAAAACTTCGGACTAACATTGTTTGGACAGGGGGTTGACGGCAACCAGATTTTCAACTACACCAAGTACTGGACCGATTTCCCAACCTTCGCCGGAAACCGGAGCACCCGGATGCTATATCAGTCGTGGCGTCCCGGCAAAACGGATGCCGTTCTGCCCCAACTCCGGTCAAGCGATCAGGTTAGTATCCAGCCATCGACCTATTACCTGGAAAGCGGTTCGTACTTCCGGATGAAAAACATCCAGTTGACTTACCAGCTACCGCAGGGATTACTGTCGAAACTAGGTTTATCCGCTACGTCGGTTTACATACAGGGACAAAACCTGTTGACGGTTACCAAGTATTCGGGTATGGATCCTGAGATCAACCTTCGCGCTTATTCGGCTGGTAACGACCGTCAGATCGGCGTCGATGGAGGTTCATATCCAGTCGCTAAAACGGTATTAGTAGGTCTGAATCTAGCATTTTAA
- a CDS encoding PIN domain-containing protein gives MNGFKSAFLDTSPFIYLIEGHLQFAPIVKYILTYCQNHAVVVTTSVLTGLEFKTKPLRANHMNVVSAFDELIAVSHTNVVSITAEIINEALSLQTQLLSLIAMDSMQLGATVVLQCEVFITNDKRLSTINKPQIITLDQWM, from the coding sequence ATGAACGGTTTTAAATCAGCTTTTCTCGACACGTCTCCGTTCATCTATTTGATTGAAGGTCATTTGCAATTTGCACCTATTGTAAAATACATTCTTACGTATTGTCAAAACCACGCTGTTGTCGTAACAACCTCTGTCCTTACCGGGTTAGAGTTTAAAACAAAGCCTTTACGTGCAAACCACATGAATGTAGTAAGCGCATTTGATGAGCTTATTGCGGTATCCCATACGAATGTCGTTTCCATTACAGCAGAGATTATCAATGAAGCCCTTAGCTTACAAACACAATTACTTAGCTTAATAGCAATGGATTCTATGCAACTCGGTGCAACCGTAGTTCTCCAATGCGAGGTTTTCATTACTAATGATAAACGATTGTCTACTATTAATAAACCCCAAATTATTACACTTGACCAATGGATGTAA
- a CDS encoding DUF4249 domain-containing protein, whose protein sequence is MRFLVFTLTVFLLTRLLTACVDPAELTINGTVNTLVVDGTITNLPEPQVIRLNRSKADPLTGRFGSVPITKATVEVLVDSSLVISCHETEDGSYQLPSDFKGQIGHSYQLRFTLSDGTHYQSTPQIMPAVPAIDRVSAQYNPASLPVEEQLTGGYRAGHDVYIDWRDPATEHNYYRWEWKLWEKQSWCRSCQQGIYAVNTILDHVYKDKTFYVSGDQPFESCFVPTNYFEASQPPLASGLYVYDYPCRTQCWEILYSSSLNVFDDQYSNGGLITKRKIAQIPYYDSTACLVEIRQLSMTKTAYTYFKRFQDQTQNVGGIADPIPSAPVGNIQNTSNSQERVVGYFTASAVSAVRHWLDRKDIIGLPFGQTDPAGESKLPGSELFYSLNLRQPIPEPLYPYPNIRILGGPPRPVTAICVPSDSRTPFKPVGWQD, encoded by the coding sequence ATGCGCTTTCTTGTTTTTACCCTTACTGTCTTTCTCTTAACCCGCCTGCTCACGGCCTGTGTTGATCCGGCTGAGCTGACGATTAACGGGACAGTGAACACGCTGGTTGTTGATGGAACAATCACGAACCTGCCCGAACCACAAGTTATTCGGCTCAATCGCTCAAAAGCCGACCCACTCACGGGTCGTTTTGGCAGCGTCCCCATCACAAAAGCTACTGTTGAGGTGCTCGTTGATTCCTCGCTTGTGATTTCCTGTCATGAAACCGAGGATGGCAGTTACCAGTTACCCAGCGATTTTAAAGGCCAGATCGGCCATAGTTACCAACTCCGATTTACCCTCAGCGATGGAACACACTACCAGTCGACTCCACAAATTATGCCCGCTGTTCCTGCGATTGACCGGGTATCGGCTCAGTATAATCCTGCCAGTTTGCCCGTTGAAGAACAATTAACTGGCGGCTATCGGGCCGGGCATGATGTGTATATCGACTGGAGAGACCCGGCCACGGAGCATAATTATTACCGCTGGGAGTGGAAATTATGGGAAAAACAATCCTGGTGCCGGAGTTGTCAGCAGGGTATTTATGCGGTCAATACCATTCTTGACCACGTGTATAAAGACAAAACGTTTTACGTATCCGGCGATCAGCCATTTGAAAGCTGTTTCGTACCAACTAATTATTTCGAGGCCAGTCAACCTCCTTTGGCAAGCGGTTTATATGTTTATGATTACCCTTGCCGTACCCAATGCTGGGAGATATTGTACAGTTCATCGCTCAACGTGTTCGATGACCAGTACAGTAACGGTGGGTTGATTACAAAGCGAAAAATTGCCCAGATTCCCTACTACGATAGTACCGCCTGTCTGGTCGAAATCCGGCAATTATCAATGACTAAAACAGCCTACACCTATTTCAAGCGCTTCCAGGATCAAACCCAGAACGTGGGCGGTATCGCCGATCCCATACCATCAGCTCCGGTGGGTAATATTCAGAATACCAGCAATAGTCAGGAACGGGTGGTGGGGTATTTCACAGCGTCGGCCGTGTCGGCGGTCCGGCATTGGCTCGATCGGAAAGATATTATTGGCCTGCCATTCGGGCAGACGGACCCGGCTGGAGAATCTAAATTACCGGGTTCCGAATTGTTCTACTCGCTTAATCTACGACAACCCATCCCCGAACCGCTCTACCCCTACCCCAATATCCGAATCCTGGGCGGCCCTCCCCGACCGGTAACCGCTATCTGTGTCCCCAGCGACAGCCGAACGCCGTTTAAGCCAGTTGGCTGGCAGGATTAA
- a CDS encoding SGNH/GDSL hydrolase family protein, which yields MTILVIGGCQVYGYGLTDKESSFLDQFVYQLSEQGYHPEVTSYVFLPLADIRETLTHLDLSQFDLLLIQPAHYYLQHPPTFWKLFKTPPQKVPAHAGAGLRMTDLDALRNLPLLPLERTPASWVKRTKSVLKCLLLTLGNQAGLVKQLLYVQQELTALLKQLQIHRQKVFLLTPTPHRELVSQWLRKQGRSLVIHEGHRWGITVLDTHSIIKPQEEFYISDDPSHLNAIGHELMGRALFACYNAKRNRLSDVEQSVELQPKPAMETA from the coding sequence ATGACTATTCTGGTGATTGGTGGTTGTCAGGTCTATGGATACGGACTTACTGATAAAGAGTCTAGTTTTCTAGATCAATTTGTCTATCAGCTTAGCGAACAGGGATATCATCCTGAGGTAACCAGCTACGTTTTTCTTCCATTGGCCGACATTCGCGAAACACTAACTCATCTGGATTTATCACAATTCGATTTACTACTTATTCAGCCTGCCCATTATTACCTGCAGCACCCGCCCACGTTCTGGAAACTATTTAAAACGCCACCCCAGAAAGTGCCAGCACATGCGGGAGCAGGATTACGCATGACTGATCTTGACGCGCTACGAAATCTGCCGCTGTTACCACTCGAAAGAACACCCGCCAGTTGGGTAAAGCGAACAAAAAGCGTTCTTAAATGTTTACTGCTGACTTTAGGCAATCAGGCTGGCCTGGTGAAGCAGTTACTCTACGTGCAGCAGGAATTGACTGCCTTACTAAAGCAATTACAGATCCATCGCCAAAAGGTTTTCTTGTTAACGCCAACCCCGCATCGTGAGCTGGTGAGCCAGTGGTTGCGAAAACAGGGAAGATCCTTAGTCATACACGAAGGCCATCGGTGGGGAATAACTGTGTTAGATACGCATTCGATTATCAAGCCCCAGGAAGAGTTTTATATTTCCGATGATCCGAGTCATCTGAATGCTATCGGCCATGAACTGATGGGGCGGGCCTTATTCGCTTGCTATAACGCAAAACGAAATAGGCTATCTGATGTAGAGCAATCAGTCGAGTTACAGCCTAAACCAGCGATGGAGACTGCTTAG
- a CDS encoding serine hydrolase, with protein MRIKKRLLISLMLIGFFARAQQTPASKSQVETYLMNAHKDGLFNGNVLIVEGGKVLLRKSIGFADASKQVILTPEYRFHIGSIAKEFDAVAIMLLVEQGKLTLDDKLVKFFPTLPEWAKQISVRNLMQYTSGLPEINYQTVRSDADNWKDLMAISQLDFVPGSSYAYNNNNTFMRRQLVEKISGMRFKDFVEQRMLKKAGLKEGIVDPTDADSLLAKSFNNNFKQDKLQAPISGWTCVNLDDLYKWSASINAFTLISPESTNFILTPVGPDRQAGLGRGTMDNNRVLTHIHDGAALRYQALLMVDNARGRTIILLTNQKHDNIYDLGNGIKAILDKL; from the coding sequence ATGCGTATAAAAAAGAGGTTACTTATCAGCTTAATGCTAATCGGTTTTTTTGCTCGAGCCCAACAAACCCCTGCGTCAAAATCACAAGTTGAAACCTATTTGATGAATGCCCATAAAGATGGTTTGTTCAATGGGAACGTTTTAATCGTTGAAGGCGGTAAGGTTCTTCTGCGAAAATCAATTGGCTTTGCCGATGCTAGTAAACAGGTGATTTTGACTCCAGAATACCGGTTCCATATTGGCTCGATTGCTAAAGAGTTTGATGCGGTAGCAATCATGCTGTTAGTGGAACAGGGAAAATTGACATTGGATGACAAACTCGTAAAGTTTTTTCCAACCTTGCCAGAGTGGGCAAAACAAATCAGCGTCCGTAACTTAATGCAATACACGAGTGGTTTGCCAGAAATAAACTACCAGACAGTTCGTAGCGATGCCGATAATTGGAAAGATCTTATGGCTATCAGCCAACTAGATTTTGTGCCGGGCAGCAGTTATGCTTACAACAACAACAATACGTTCATGCGTCGTCAACTGGTCGAAAAAATCAGCGGCATGCGTTTTAAAGATTTCGTTGAACAAAGGATGCTGAAAAAAGCTGGGCTTAAAGAAGGCATTGTTGATCCAACGGATGCAGATTCGTTGTTGGCCAAATCGTTTAACAATAATTTCAAACAGGATAAGTTACAAGCGCCTATTTCTGGTTGGACCTGTGTTAATCTGGACGACCTTTATAAATGGTCAGCAAGTATTAATGCCTTTACATTGATTAGTCCCGAGTCAACAAATTTTATTTTGACACCTGTTGGACCAGACAGACAAGCCGGCCTTGGCCGGGGAACGATGGACAATAATCGTGTGCTTACCCACATTCACGATGGAGCCGCCTTACGGTACCAGGCACTTCTGATGGTGGATAACGCCAGAGGCAGAACGATTATCTTACTCACTAATCAGAAACATGACAATATATATGACCTGGGTAATGGCATTAAAGCAATTCTGGATAAGTTATGA
- a CDS encoding phospho-sugar mutase produces the protein MDVTLDSPTQQRVDKWLSGNYDAATKESIQHLIDSGNTTELTDSFYRDLEFGTGGLRGILGVGSNRMNRYTVGAATQGLSNYINAAFPGEDISVAIAHDSRRMSPEFARLVADIFSANGIKVYLFSALRPTPELSFAIRQLGCQSGIVVTASHNPPEYNGYKVYWNDGGQVVAPHDKAIIEEVNKITSVDLIKFDGIPERIHLIDEEIDAPYVERVKSNAVNPDVIKRQANLNIVYTPIHGTGITLVPRVLDALGFNNVHIVEEQATPDGNFPTVKSPNPEERAAMQLALDLANKLNADLVMATDPDADRVGAGARNHHGEFELLNGNQMASLIIYYLLNAWKDAGKLTGKEFVAKTIVTTDLIDQMCKNYGVTCYNTLTGFKYIAEVIRELEGKEKFIGGGEESYGYLIGDFVRDKDAIASCAIIAELTAYAKDQGKSLFDMLMAMYQENGFYYEALVSLTKKGKSGAEEIQQMMADFRANPPKSIAGSPVVRVDDYKALTRLDAQNGQTSAIEAGKMGIESSNVLQFFTEDGTKVSARPSGTEPKIKFYVSVREPLESKEAFDDTYAQLKAKVQRVIDELQLT, from the coding sequence ATGGATGTAACCCTTGACTCCCCTACTCAGCAACGCGTTGATAAATGGCTTAGCGGCAATTACGATGCCGCCACTAAAGAATCGATTCAACACCTGATTGATTCTGGCAATACTACTGAGCTGACCGATTCATTCTACCGCGACCTTGAATTTGGCACGGGTGGTCTGCGCGGCATTCTGGGCGTGGGCTCCAACCGCATGAACCGCTATACCGTTGGCGCAGCTACGCAGGGGCTTTCCAATTACATCAATGCCGCTTTTCCGGGCGAGGACATCAGCGTGGCTATTGCACATGATAGTCGCCGGATGAGCCCGGAGTTTGCGCGCTTGGTGGCCGATATTTTTTCGGCAAATGGCATCAAAGTATATCTGTTCAGTGCTCTTCGCCCAACACCAGAATTGTCGTTCGCCATTCGGCAGTTGGGTTGCCAGAGTGGTATTGTGGTTACGGCCTCGCACAACCCGCCCGAGTATAACGGCTATAAAGTGTACTGGAACGATGGTGGTCAGGTCGTAGCTCCGCACGACAAAGCGATCATTGAAGAGGTGAACAAAATCACGTCTGTCGATTTGATTAAATTCGATGGTATACCCGAACGGATTCACCTGATCGACGAAGAAATCGATGCGCCTTATGTGGAGCGGGTCAAGTCGAACGCAGTGAACCCGGATGTCATCAAGCGGCAGGCCAATCTGAACATCGTGTACACGCCAATCCATGGAACGGGCATCACGCTGGTGCCACGTGTACTTGATGCCCTGGGTTTCAATAATGTTCACATTGTTGAAGAGCAAGCTACGCCCGATGGCAATTTCCCAACGGTAAAATCGCCGAATCCCGAAGAGCGGGCGGCTATGCAACTGGCGCTCGATCTGGCCAATAAACTAAACGCCGACCTCGTGATGGCTACCGACCCAGATGCCGACCGCGTTGGCGCCGGTGCTCGCAACCATCATGGCGAATTTGAGTTGCTGAATGGCAACCAGATGGCCAGTCTGATCATTTATTACCTGCTGAATGCCTGGAAAGATGCAGGTAAACTGACTGGTAAGGAGTTCGTAGCCAAGACGATCGTAACTACCGACCTCATCGACCAGATGTGCAAAAATTACGGGGTTACCTGCTACAACACACTAACAGGCTTCAAATACATTGCCGAAGTCATTCGTGAACTGGAAGGCAAAGAGAAGTTCATTGGTGGTGGCGAAGAAAGCTATGGTTACCTCATCGGCGATTTCGTACGCGACAAAGATGCCATTGCCTCCTGCGCCATCATTGCCGAACTGACTGCCTACGCTAAAGATCAGGGCAAGAGCCTGTTCGATATGCTGATGGCGATGTATCAGGAAAATGGGTTCTATTACGAAGCACTGGTATCGCTGACTAAGAAAGGTAAATCTGGGGCCGAAGAGATTCAACAGATGATGGCCGACTTCCGCGCCAATCCACCCAAGTCCATTGCTGGCTCGCCGGTAGTTCGCGTTGACGACTATAAAGCCCTGACACGCCTGGATGCGCAGAATGGTCAGACATCGGCCATTGAGGCAGGTAAAATGGGAATCGAATCGTCGAACGTGTTGCAGTTCTTTACCGAAGATGGCACCAAAGTTTCGGCCCGCCCATCGGGTACCGAACCAAAAATCAAATTCTATGTCAGTGTTCGAGAGCCGCTCGAAAGTAAAGAAGCCTTCGACGATACCTACGCTCAGTTAAAGGCAAAAGTGCAGCGAGTAATCGACGAGTTACAGTTGACCTAA
- a CDS encoding TonB-dependent receptor, with protein sequence MIRSLLVIVVLAIGASVAHAQILYTLSGTVRDSASHQPIVRAAVVLDYEKSTTGTYTDAEGHFSIKTRIGQHILVVRSLGFVPFRTTINLRENTVLNVRLPSVSSQLEEVVVTSKGYDRNVRQPLLGVSQINIATLKKMPAALGEVDILRSLQMLPGVTSVGEAANGVNIRGGTTDQNLILLDDTPIFNPTHMFGLFSVFPPDAVGGLDLYKGNVPARYGGRAASVLDISLRNPDLNQFHLTGGVSLVANRLTVETPIIKGKLALMVSGRGAFNDFLLRAVSPRFDNIRAKFGDGTAKLFWRVNDKNTVTAMGYYSQDLFQTNLLGSLANVNAVNTQYAQQTANGMVRWFHAFNDRLNLQTTALVAQYIPRILSTEDSTDNKVVLKQSLLQRQVKSNLNYQLENQKIEVGISGTHYRLNPGELIPGNSLAVNYQKTPIENALEFGIHAEDEISLTDKLAVSAGLRYSHFLNLGPSVVRRYVNGEVADATTVVDSTVYGAGQVTKQYGGLEPRLGLRYALTPNSSIKLGYNLMRQYLQVITNTTTPLPTSRWKTSDAHIQPQVSQLFSAGYFQNSKNNIFELSAEVYWRSTQHILDYKPGADFLLQPYPETQLLPGKSKAYGLEVMVSKKKGELTGWVNYTFARTLNQVNEGVDFQQQINGGNWYRANYDRPHSLNMSLTINQGKHHSFSFNFAYSSGRPYTAPEGFIRYQGRTYPYYDERNQYRLPDYHRLDFAWNIYNPSMKNRRWQGHWTFTVYNLYGRKNVYSIFYRTEGQATNPYRLSIFGAPIPSLTYNFEFK encoded by the coding sequence ATGATTCGATCACTACTTGTAATTGTAGTTCTGGCTATTGGAGCGTCGGTAGCCCATGCTCAGATACTGTATACACTTTCCGGTACCGTTCGCGACTCCGCCAGTCATCAGCCCATTGTGCGGGCAGCCGTGGTACTCGACTATGAAAAGTCTACCACCGGTACCTACACAGATGCAGAAGGGCATTTCTCCATTAAAACCCGAATAGGACAGCATATTCTGGTGGTACGAAGTCTGGGCTTTGTTCCGTTTCGGACCACCATCAACCTGCGCGAGAATACCGTCCTCAACGTTCGACTTCCTTCCGTATCCAGTCAGTTAGAAGAGGTTGTCGTCACCAGCAAGGGCTACGACCGAAACGTACGTCAGCCGCTGCTGGGCGTGAGCCAGATTAATATCGCTACCCTCAAAAAGATGCCAGCAGCCCTGGGGGAAGTCGATATTCTGAGGAGTCTGCAAATGCTGCCCGGTGTAACTAGCGTGGGCGAAGCGGCCAACGGGGTCAATATCCGGGGCGGTACCACCGACCAAAACCTGATCCTGCTCGATGATACCCCGATTTTCAACCCGACGCACATGTTCGGGCTTTTCTCGGTCTTTCCGCCCGATGCTGTGGGAGGTCTGGATTTATACAAAGGAAACGTACCGGCTCGTTACGGCGGTCGGGCGGCTTCAGTGCTGGACATTAGTCTTCGAAATCCCGATCTGAATCAGTTTCATTTAACGGGTGGGGTGAGTTTGGTGGCCAATCGGCTAACGGTCGAAACGCCAATTATTAAAGGCAAACTGGCCCTGATGGTATCGGGGAGAGGGGCATTCAACGATTTTCTATTGCGGGCTGTTTCACCTCGTTTTGATAACATCCGGGCTAAATTTGGCGATGGGACCGCCAAGCTATTTTGGCGAGTCAACGACAAAAACACGGTGACAGCCATGGGCTATTACAGCCAGGATTTGTTTCAGACGAATCTACTGGGAAGTCTGGCTAATGTCAATGCTGTAAATACCCAATATGCCCAGCAAACGGCTAACGGTATGGTGCGCTGGTTTCACGCGTTCAATGATCGGCTAAATCTGCAAACAACGGCGCTAGTGGCGCAATACATTCCCCGAATTCTATCGACTGAGGACAGTACCGACAACAAAGTGGTATTGAAACAATCGCTGCTGCAACGACAAGTTAAGTCGAACCTGAACTACCAGTTAGAAAACCAGAAGATCGAGGTCGGTATTAGCGGCACGCACTATCGGCTGAATCCCGGCGAGTTGATACCGGGAAATAGTCTGGCGGTAAACTATCAGAAAACCCCGATTGAAAATGCACTGGAATTTGGGATTCATGCTGAGGATGAGATTAGTTTGACGGATAAGCTGGCCGTATCGGCGGGCCTGCGTTACTCCCATTTCCTGAATCTCGGGCCTTCCGTCGTCCGCCGATACGTGAACGGTGAAGTGGCCGATGCTACAACGGTTGTGGATTCTACGGTGTACGGAGCTGGCCAGGTAACGAAGCAATACGGCGGGCTGGAGCCCCGGCTGGGTTTGCGGTATGCGCTAACACCCAATTCCTCCATTAAGCTGGGCTATAACTTGATGCGGCAGTATTTGCAGGTGATCACCAATACCACCACGCCTTTACCTACATCGCGCTGGAAAACGTCGGATGCGCATATTCAACCCCAGGTGAGTCAGTTGTTTTCGGCGGGTTATTTTCAGAATTCGAAGAATAACATTTTTGAGTTATCGGCCGAGGTATACTGGCGCAGCACGCAGCATATTCTGGATTACAAACCGGGTGCCGATTTCCTGCTGCAACCCTATCCCGAAACACAACTGCTTCCTGGAAAGAGCAAAGCCTACGGACTGGAAGTGATGGTTTCTAAGAAGAAAGGCGAGCTGACCGGCTGGGTCAACTACACCTTTGCCCGCACCCTGAATCAGGTGAACGAAGGGGTTGATTTTCAGCAGCAGATCAACGGGGGCAACTGGTACCGGGCCAACTACGACCGTCCGCACAGCCTGAACATGAGCCTGACCATCAACCAGGGGAAACACCACAGTTTTTCGTTCAACTTCGCCTATAGTTCGGGTCGTCCCTATACGGCACCAGAAGGATTCATTCGCTATCAGGGGCGAACCTACCCGTATTACGACGAGCGCAACCAGTATCGGTTGCCGGATTATCACCGGCTCGACTTCGCTTGGAACATCTACAATCCGAGTATGAAAAACCGGCGCTGGCAGGGGCATTGGACCTTTACCGTCTACAATTTGTATGGCCGGAAGAATGTGTATTCGATCTTCTACCGCACGGAGGGACAGGCCACGAACCCCTACCGACTCAGCATCTTTGGCGCCCCCATCCCGAGTTTGACCTACAATTTCGAGTTCAAGTAA